A genomic segment from Pseudomonadota bacterium encodes:
- a CDS encoding YgeY family selenium metabolism-linked hydrolase codes for MTNQYGKIAARAEALAPHIAEDLCDMIRVPSFSTKEKEVAALIADKMRRDGFDEVRLDGLGSVVGRIGDGKRSIAFDAHIDTVYPGERANWRFDPFDGRVADGKVWGRGSVDQEGGMASMLAAGRLIRELGLGNGLTVWFTGTVMEEDCDGLCWHYLIEEEKLAPDLVVITEPTNLNVYRGHRGRMELTVEIRGVSCHGSAPERGDNAIYKIARIALEIEKLNGRLKDDPFLGKGTVTVSELVTGSPSQCAVADYARLYLDRRLTAGETRESAIAEVRDAAARAGYPDAEVKVPVYEEKAYTGLSYPMDKYYPTWTLEEGSPWLAHALAAYEGVLGVKPRVDKWTFSTNGVAIRGLHGIPCIGMGPGDEVLAHAPNEACPVDHLWKAAAFYAALVAEIGASR; via the coding sequence ATGACGAACCAGTACGGGAAGATCGCCGCGCGGGCCGAGGCGCTCGCGCCGCACATCGCCGAGGATCTGTGCGACATGATCCGCGTGCCGTCGTTCTCCACGAAGGAGAAGGAGGTCGCGGCGCTGATCGCGGACAAGATGCGGCGGGACGGCTTCGACGAGGTGCGCCTCGACGGGCTCGGGAGCGTCGTCGGCCGCATCGGCGACGGGAAGCGCTCCATCGCGTTCGACGCGCACATCGACACGGTCTACCCCGGCGAGCGCGCCAACTGGCGCTTCGATCCGTTCGACGGGCGCGTGGCGGACGGGAAGGTCTGGGGCCGCGGCTCGGTGGATCAGGAGGGCGGCATGGCGTCGATGCTCGCCGCCGGCAGGCTGATCCGGGAGCTCGGGCTCGGCAACGGCCTCACGGTCTGGTTCACCGGGACCGTGATGGAGGAGGACTGCGACGGGCTGTGCTGGCACTACCTCATCGAAGAGGAGAAGCTCGCCCCGGATCTCGTCGTCATCACCGAGCCGACCAACCTGAACGTCTACAGGGGCCACCGCGGGCGCATGGAGCTGACCGTCGAGATCCGCGGCGTCTCCTGCCACGGCTCCGCCCCCGAGCGAGGCGACAACGCGATCTACAAGATCGCCCGCATCGCGCTCGAGATCGAGAAGCTGAACGGCCGCCTCAAGGACGACCCGTTCCTCGGCAAGGGGACCGTGACCGTCTCCGAGCTCGTCACCGGCTCGCCCTCGCAGTGCGCGGTCGCCGACTACGCGCGCCTCTACCTCGACCGCCGCCTGACCGCCGGCGAGACCCGCGAGAGCGCGATCGCCGAGGTGCGGGACGCCGCCGCCCGCGCGGGCTACCCGGACGCGGAGGTGAAGGTGCCGGTCTACGAGGAGAAGGCGTACACCGGCCTCTCCTACCCGATGGACAAGTACTACCCCACGTGGACCCTCGAGGAGGGGTCGCCGTGGCTCGCGCACGCGCTCGCCGCGTACGAGGGCGTGCTCGGGGTGAAGCCGCGCGTCGACAAGTGGACGTTCAGCACGAACGGCGTGGCGATCCGCGGCCTGCACGGCATCCCGTGCATCGGCATGGGGCCGGGCGACGAGGTGCTCGCGCACGCGCCGAACGAGGCGTGCCCGGTCGATCACCTCTGGAAGGCCGCGGCGTTCTACGCGGCGCTCGTCGCGGAGATAGGAGCGTCGCGTTGA
- the thrC gene encoding threonine synthase, with product MSGALFEWACTGCGAVYARDAVRYLCPSCSASWAPGAPLEGVLEARFDFAAIADRLEAGGRIEELLCAVEPRFHPPFPVGRTPLFPAPRLGAELGLDDLWIKNDGQNPSGSLKDRASFLVVAEAIRLGEETIVAASTGNAASALAAVCAAAGRTAVIYVPRAAPRAKLVQMVLYGADVRLVDGTYDDAFALSIAHTAERGGLNRNTAYHPLTIEGKKTVSLEIAEALGEAPDWVVVPAGDGVIISGVWKGFADLHRLGAIARPPRLVCVQAESSDAIHRYVTTGVYSNAASPRTIADSISVRAPSNAHMAKRAVEESRGLSVTVTDDEILAAQRTLARTTGVFAEPAAAASIAGLEKIRDHVGPGERVVALVTGHGLKDVDAAMRGIEMPGSAEGKR from the coding sequence TTGAGCGGCGCCCTCTTCGAGTGGGCGTGCACCGGCTGCGGCGCGGTCTACGCGCGCGACGCGGTCCGCTACCTTTGCCCGAGCTGCTCCGCTTCGTGGGCGCCAGGCGCGCCGCTCGAGGGCGTGCTCGAGGCCCGCTTCGACTTCGCGGCGATCGCGGATCGCCTGGAGGCCGGCGGCCGCATCGAAGAGCTCCTGTGCGCCGTGGAGCCCAGGTTCCACCCGCCCTTCCCTGTCGGCCGGACCCCGCTCTTCCCGGCGCCGAGACTCGGGGCGGAGCTCGGGTTGGATGATCTGTGGATCAAGAACGACGGACAGAATCCCAGCGGCTCGCTCAAGGATCGGGCGTCGTTTCTCGTGGTCGCCGAGGCGATCCGGCTCGGCGAGGAGACTATCGTGGCCGCCTCGACGGGCAACGCGGCGTCGGCGCTCGCGGCGGTGTGCGCGGCCGCCGGCCGGACCGCCGTGATCTACGTCCCGAGGGCCGCGCCGCGGGCCAAGCTCGTGCAGATGGTGCTGTACGGCGCCGACGTGCGGCTCGTGGACGGGACGTACGACGACGCCTTCGCGCTCTCGATCGCGCACACCGCGGAGCGGGGCGGACTGAACCGGAACACCGCGTACCACCCGCTCACCATCGAGGGGAAGAAGACGGTCTCGCTCGAGATCGCCGAGGCGCTCGGCGAGGCGCCCGACTGGGTCGTCGTGCCCGCGGGCGACGGCGTCATCATCTCCGGCGTGTGGAAGGGGTTCGCGGATCTGCACCGCCTCGGCGCGATCGCGAGGCCGCCGCGGCTCGTGTGCGTGCAGGCCGAGTCGTCGGACGCCATCCACCGCTACGTCACGACCGGCGTCTACTCGAACGCCGCGAGCCCGCGCACGATCGCGGACTCGATCTCCGTGCGCGCGCCGAGCAACGCCCACATGGCGAAGCGGGCCGTGGAGGAGAGCCGGGGCCTCTCGGTGACCGTGACCGACGACGAGATCCTCGCGGCGCAGCGGACGCTCGCGCGGACGACGGGGGTCTTCGCGGAGCCGGCGGCTGCGGCCTCGATCGCCGGGCTCGAGAAGATCCGCGATCACGTCGGCCCCGGGGAGCGCGTCGTCGCGCTCGTCACCGGCCACGGGCTGAAGGACGTCGACGCCGCGATGCGCGGCATCGAGATGCCCGGCTCCGCCGAGGGGAAGCGTTGA
- a CDS encoding amidohydrolase family protein: MTDLVLSGGTLVLEDRAEVGTIVVRDGRIAEVGASAQGGTGATRIDCTGSYVLPGLIDFHVHIDDRIGPFALADTWATGSAAALPSGVTSLVAFATQRHDGSASVVEAVDAALARARGRSRCDYALHVTPTLWDDEAWRSLEILAARGHKTVKLYTTYAEAGLLAEAAIVERVLRRAAELDLVVLLHCEDDAALRRAAADPALDWSDARTHTGARPPEAELRAVETAIALCRETGGRLHIVHVSTPAAARLIRKAATALPVSCETCPQYLALDESKLAGPDGFCYLCSPPLRSPGMRAEMLELARSGAFDLIATDHCAFSRADKAVGAGRDVRETPSGLAGMGALAPLCRELLLDDPADERALCGFARMLSTAPAKLAGLFPKKGSLRVGADADIVVARLDAAPEPIRSTIVDAHEPYAGWRSRWRADRVYLRGALAARDGKIVPGGPLGEPGWAV, encoded by the coding sequence TTGACCGACCTCGTCCTCAGCGGCGGCACGCTCGTGCTCGAGGATCGCGCCGAGGTCGGAACGATCGTCGTGCGGGACGGCCGCATCGCGGAGGTCGGCGCGTCCGCGCAGGGAGGAACCGGCGCCACGCGGATCGACTGCACCGGCTCCTACGTCCTCCCGGGCCTCATCGATTTTCATGTCCACATCGACGATCGCATCGGGCCGTTCGCGCTCGCCGACACCTGGGCGACCGGCTCGGCGGCCGCCCTGCCCTCGGGCGTCACGTCGCTCGTCGCGTTCGCGACCCAGCGACACGACGGCTCCGCGTCCGTCGTCGAGGCGGTCGACGCGGCGCTCGCGCGGGCGCGGGGCAGATCGCGCTGCGACTACGCGCTCCACGTCACGCCCACGCTTTGGGACGATGAGGCGTGGCGATCCCTCGAGATCCTCGCGGCGCGCGGCCACAAGACCGTCAAGCTGTACACGACGTACGCCGAGGCCGGCCTGCTCGCCGAGGCTGCGATCGTCGAACGCGTGCTCCGCCGCGCGGCCGAGCTCGATCTCGTCGTTCTCCTGCACTGCGAGGACGACGCGGCGTTGCGTCGGGCCGCGGCCGACCCCGCGCTCGATTGGTCCGACGCGCGGACGCACACCGGAGCGAGGCCGCCCGAGGCCGAGCTTCGGGCGGTGGAGACGGCGATCGCTCTTTGCAGGGAGACGGGCGGGCGGTTGCACATCGTGCACGTGTCCACGCCGGCGGCGGCCCGGCTGATCCGCAAGGCGGCGACCGCTCTGCCCGTATCCTGCGAGACGTGCCCGCAGTACCTCGCGCTCGACGAGTCGAAGCTCGCGGGCCCGGACGGGTTTTGCTACCTCTGCTCGCCGCCCCTCAGGAGCCCCGGGATGCGGGCGGAAATGCTCGAGCTCGCGCGTTCCGGGGCGTTCGATCTGATCGCCACGGATCACTGCGCCTTCTCGCGCGCGGACAAGGCGGTCGGCGCCGGGCGCGACGTGCGCGAGACCCCGAGCGGCCTCGCCGGGATGGGCGCGCTCGCCCCGCTCTGCCGGGAGCTCCTGCTCGACGATCCTGCCGACGAGCGCGCGCTGTGCGGCTTCGCGCGCATGCTGTCGACCGCCCCGGCGAAGCTCGCCGGGCTCTTCCCGAAGAAGGGGAGCCTGCGCGTCGGGGCGGACGCGGACATCGTCGTGGCACGCCTCGACGCCGCGCCCGAGCCCATCCGATCGACGATCGTCGATGCGCACGAGCCCTACGCCGGATGGCGCTCGCGCTGGCGCGCGGATCGCGTATACCTGAGGGGAGCACTCGCGGCGCGGGACGGGAAGATCGTCCCCGGCGGGCCTCTGGGAGAGCCGGGGTGGGCGGTATGA
- a CDS encoding xanthine dehydrogenase family protein molybdopterin-binding subunit: MSKAWRNDAEAKVTGRARYTDDLEVKGALHAVPVYAEHTRARLRGVDVSQAASRPGVVRVLTSKDVPGTAVFGQIQRDYPMFVSDAIRSRGDVVALVVAKTRAEAIAAIPFVRVDEEPLPAITDPEEALREGAPLVHEAKGTNVVNHHKVRRGDPDASLAGSHLVLRERFTTQRVEHAYLEPEAALCVPRQDGVMEVYGSMQHPFSTRRFVAALLGAKLADVEVRSVPMGGGFGGKDDTAAIVCARAALAAALTGRPVKTTYDREWSMRESYKRHPYALDYEVGFGADGRISGARVRIVADAGAYCSVTPWVTWRSTVQCCGPYDVPAVRCDVYGVHTNNVFTGAMRGFGSPQVNFAVEQLMDMAADELGISPVEIRRRNMVRQGSTTITGQRLDGHVVSLPQVLDAVLDASRFEEKLARCSRGEGDILYGVGLAMSTRGMSLGAEGMDFNAAIVNVQRDGSILLEVAIHENGQGAESAMVLLLAGLLGVDKARVRYRMASTSNIPDGGTTVASRGTLMGGGALVDAADRLKGRMAAVASRALGCAPADVVFADETLRDMKSGASIGFDDAVREMYLAQEHPYAFGSFKAPKVSWDEETGQGNAYFTWVYGAQVVELEADARSGKIRLLHAWAAHDVGRALNPPALLGQFYGGMAMGIGYGLHEDAASRDGALEAQNFDRYTIPRAKDLPEMTAIIVENADPLSPSGAKGIGEPTNELMAPAIANALARATGRRFLRLPVRLEVAR, translated from the coding sequence ATGAGCAAGGCGTGGCGCAACGACGCCGAGGCGAAGGTCACCGGGCGGGCGCGCTACACGGACGACCTCGAGGTCAAGGGCGCCCTGCACGCGGTCCCCGTCTACGCCGAGCACACCCGCGCCCGCCTGCGCGGCGTCGACGTCTCGCAGGCGGCTTCGCGTCCCGGGGTCGTGCGCGTGCTCACGTCGAAGGACGTCCCCGGGACGGCGGTCTTCGGCCAGATCCAGCGCGACTACCCGATGTTCGTCTCGGACGCGATCCGCAGCCGGGGCGACGTCGTGGCGCTCGTGGTCGCAAAGACACGCGCCGAGGCGATCGCCGCGATCCCGTTCGTGCGCGTCGATGAGGAGCCGCTGCCCGCGATCACCGACCCGGAGGAGGCGCTGCGCGAAGGCGCCCCGCTCGTGCACGAGGCCAAGGGCACCAACGTCGTGAACCACCACAAGGTGCGCCGGGGCGACCCGGACGCCTCGCTCGCGGGATCGCACCTCGTGCTGCGCGAGCGGTTCACGACGCAGCGCGTCGAGCACGCGTACCTCGAGCCCGAGGCCGCGCTCTGCGTCCCGCGCCAGGACGGCGTGATGGAGGTCTACGGGAGCATGCAGCACCCGTTCTCCACTCGGCGCTTCGTGGCCGCGCTGCTCGGCGCGAAGCTCGCGGACGTCGAGGTGAGATCGGTCCCCATGGGCGGCGGCTTCGGCGGCAAGGACGACACGGCGGCGATCGTCTGCGCCCGGGCCGCCCTCGCGGCAGCGCTCACGGGCCGGCCGGTCAAGACGACCTACGACCGCGAGTGGTCGATGCGCGAGAGCTACAAGCGCCACCCCTACGCGCTCGACTACGAGGTGGGGTTCGGCGCGGACGGGAGGATCTCCGGCGCGCGCGTCCGCATCGTCGCCGACGCCGGGGCGTACTGCTCGGTGACGCCGTGGGTCACCTGGCGCTCCACCGTGCAGTGCTGCGGGCCGTACGACGTCCCGGCCGTCCGCTGCGACGTGTACGGCGTGCACACGAACAACGTGTTCACCGGCGCGATGCGCGGCTTCGGATCGCCGCAGGTGAACTTCGCGGTCGAGCAGCTCATGGACATGGCGGCCGACGAGCTCGGGATCTCGCCCGTGGAGATCCGGCGGCGCAACATGGTGCGCCAGGGCTCGACGACGATCACCGGGCAGCGTCTCGACGGCCACGTCGTGAGCCTGCCCCAGGTGCTCGACGCCGTGCTCGACGCGTCGCGCTTCGAGGAGAAGCTCGCGCGCTGCTCGCGCGGCGAGGGCGACATCCTGTACGGCGTCGGGCTCGCGATGAGCACCCGCGGGATGAGCCTCGGCGCCGAGGGGATGGACTTCAACGCGGCGATCGTGAACGTGCAGCGCGACGGCTCGATCCTGCTCGAGGTGGCGATCCACGAGAACGGCCAGGGCGCCGAGAGCGCCATGGTGCTCCTGCTGGCCGGTCTGCTCGGCGTGGACAAGGCCCGCGTCCGGTACCGGATGGCGTCGACCTCCAACATCCCGGACGGCGGCACGACCGTGGCCTCGCGGGGCACGCTCATGGGCGGCGGCGCGCTCGTCGACGCGGCGGACCGGCTCAAGGGCCGGATGGCCGCGGTCGCGTCCCGGGCGCTCGGCTGCGCCCCGGCCGACGTCGTGTTCGCGGACGAGACGCTGCGCGACATGAAGAGCGGCGCGAGCATCGGCTTCGACGACGCGGTGCGCGAGATGTACCTCGCGCAGGAGCACCCGTACGCGTTCGGCTCCTTCAAGGCGCCCAAGGTCTCCTGGGACGAGGAGACCGGCCAGGGGAACGCCTACTTCACCTGGGTGTACGGCGCCCAGGTCGTCGAGCTCGAGGCGGACGCGCGCTCGGGGAAGATCAGGCTCCTGCACGCCTGGGCCGCGCACGACGTCGGGCGCGCCCTGAACCCCCCCGCCCTGCTCGGGCAGTTCTACGGCGGCATGGCGATGGGGATCGGCTACGGGCTGCACGAGGACGCCGCCTCCCGCGACGGCGCGCTCGAGGCGCAGAACTTCGACCGCTACACGATCCCGCGCGCCAAGGACCTGCCGGAGATGACCGCCATCATCGTCGAGAACGCCGATCCGCTCTCGCCGAGCGGCGCCAAGGGGATCGGCGAGCCCACGAACGAGCTCATGGCGCCGGCGATCGCGAACGCGCTGGCGCGGGCGACGGGGCGGCGGTTCCTCCGCCTGCCCGTGCGGCTCGAGGTGGCGCGATGA
- a CDS encoding (2Fe-2S)-binding protein yields the protein MIVAVNGVERAVDPKDEGAPLLEWLRERLGLTGAKNGCGIGRCGACTVLVDDKPTLACRTKVSEVAGKAVKTIEGMEDADGTLHPIQRAFVEHGAIQCGFCTPGMVLRAHGFLLKNPAPSREAIRKAISPNLCRCTGYQQIIDAIEAASPFYPPERGKRD from the coding sequence ATGATAGTCGCGGTCAACGGCGTCGAGCGCGCGGTCGATCCGAAGGACGAGGGCGCGCCGCTGCTCGAGTGGCTGCGCGAGCGGCTCGGGCTCACGGGCGCGAAGAACGGCTGCGGCATCGGCCGCTGCGGCGCTTGCACGGTGCTCGTCGACGACAAGCCGACGCTTGCGTGCCGGACGAAGGTCTCCGAGGTGGCCGGCAAGGCGGTGAAGACGATCGAGGGGATGGAGGACGCGGACGGCACCCTGCACCCGATCCAGCGGGCGTTCGTGGAGCACGGCGCCATCCAGTGCGGCTTCTGCACGCCCGGGATGGTGCTGCGCGCGCACGGCTTCCTCCTCAAGAACCCCGCCCCGTCGCGCGAGGCGATCCGCAAGGCGATCTCGCCCAACCTCTGCCGCTGCACCGGCTACCAGCAGATCATCGACGCCATCGAGGCCGCGTCGCCCTTCTACCCGCCGGAGCGCGGAAAACGGGATTGA
- the ygeW gene encoding knotted carbamoyltransferase YgeW has protein sequence MNEKTNDIIAALEELHLGTYGEDFLLTWEKSDADVRGVALIAKALRELHRQGKSFRIFDTGLAVSIFRDKSTRTRFSFASAANALGLGVSDLDEEKSQIAHGETVRETANMISFLTEAIGIRDDMFLGEGNAYMREVAASVTEGFEKKVLHRRPTLVNLQCDVDHPTQSMADLLALEARFGSFEALKGRKIAMTWAYSPSYGKPLSVPQGIIGLLTRFGMHVSLAHPEGYDLIPEVEAVARENAAASGGSFTKAASMEAAFAEADVVYPKSWAPYTVMQRRTGLLKAGDKPGLAALERECLANNARFQSWECDRAKMDLTKGKAALYMHCLPADISGVSCERGEVAKDVFEQYRIDTYAEAGFKPFVIAAMIFASKVKDPALALAKISARGRDALSLD, from the coding sequence ATGAACGAGAAGACGAACGACATCATCGCGGCGCTCGAGGAGCTCCACCTGGGCACCTACGGCGAGGACTTCCTGCTCACCTGGGAGAAGAGCGACGCGGACGTCCGCGGCGTGGCGCTCATCGCCAAGGCGCTCAGGGAGCTGCACCGGCAGGGCAAGAGCTTCCGGATCTTCGACACCGGGCTCGCCGTGTCGATCTTCCGGGACAAGTCGACGCGCACGCGGTTCAGCTTCGCTTCGGCGGCGAACGCCCTCGGGCTCGGAGTCTCGGATCTCGACGAGGAGAAGTCGCAGATCGCCCACGGCGAGACGGTGCGCGAGACCGCGAACATGATCTCGTTCCTCACCGAGGCGATCGGCATCCGCGACGACATGTTCCTCGGCGAGGGGAACGCCTACATGCGGGAGGTCGCCGCGTCCGTCACCGAGGGGTTCGAGAAGAAGGTGCTGCACCGCCGCCCGACGCTCGTCAACCTCCAGTGCGACGTCGACCACCCGACCCAGTCCATGGCGGATCTGCTCGCGCTCGAGGCGCGCTTCGGCTCTTTCGAGGCGCTCAAGGGCCGGAAGATCGCCATGACGTGGGCGTACTCGCCGAGCTACGGCAAGCCCCTGTCCGTGCCGCAGGGGATCATCGGCCTCCTGACCCGCTTCGGCATGCACGTCAGCCTCGCCCACCCCGAGGGCTACGACCTCATCCCGGAGGTCGAGGCGGTCGCGCGCGAGAACGCCGCGGCCTCGGGCGGCAGCTTCACGAAGGCGGCGAGCATGGAGGCCGCGTTCGCAGAAGCGGACGTCGTGTACCCCAAGTCGTGGGCGCCCTACACGGTCATGCAGCGCCGCACCGGGCTGCTCAAGGCGGGCGACAAGCCCGGGCTCGCCGCGCTCGAGCGCGAGTGCCTCGCCAACAACGCGAGGTTCCAATCGTGGGAGTGCGACCGCGCCAAGATGGACCTGACCAAGGGCAAGGCGGCGCTCTACATGCACTGCCTGCCGGCGGACATCTCGGGCGTGTCGTGCGAACGCGGCGAGGTCGCGAAGGACGTGTTCGAGCAGTACCGCATCGACACCTACGCCGAGGCCGGTTTCAAGCCGTTCGTCATCGCCGCGATGATCTTCGCGTCCAAGGTGAAGGACCCCGCGCTCGCGCTCGCGAAGATCTCCGCGAGGGGCAGGGACGCGCTGTCGCTCGACTGA